Proteins encoded by one window of Cuniculiplasma divulgatum:
- a CDS encoding FAD-binding domain-containing protein → MRTLYILSHDLRLEDNKILQDANKKDDIIFPIFLKDSKLEKLSGASLWWVKSSLTNLANKIGIERIPIVESSGSYIPVLKEIINVNKIERIVSQKIPFPRVKYAFNEINDYFLSRGIENKMYEPNNLLSDEMISTIKINFGNFGQFFKTTNEMRFDYGEEDSTDLPEFHETEGTNGKIEFSSWERNLAKYWDTSESAANLTLKNWLEGNREKKNTELSPYIRHGQINVKRLWKKLSGKESEGVDKIRRNLLWREFFYCSYARRQYSNILSINEKMENFPWSGHWDRLINWKEGKTGFPIIDGSMRKLWETGWIDNRKRLLVSDFLTKLYLIKWTYGAEWFMDTLVDADEANNYSSWQWVSGCSDFSWPFFRIFNPLKNSIEIDPNGEFIKKWVKELDACPVEFIHDPENSDEKQCKKYRRSEIKYREMRKESLSIYREFKRTEKLQVDKN, encoded by the coding sequence GTGCGTACTCTTTACATTCTGTCACACGATCTGCGGCTAGAGGATAACAAGATTCTTCAAGACGCAAATAAGAAAGATGACATAATTTTCCCAATTTTTTTGAAGGATTCAAAGCTTGAGAAACTTAGTGGTGCTAGTCTTTGGTGGGTAAAAAGCAGTCTCACTAACCTGGCCAATAAAATCGGAATAGAAAGAATACCCATTGTTGAAAGCTCTGGAAGCTATATTCCTGTTTTAAAAGAAATTATTAACGTGAATAAAATTGAAAGAATAGTTTCCCAAAAAATTCCATTCCCAAGGGTGAAATATGCTTTTAATGAAATCAATGACTATTTCTTAAGCAGAGGGATAGAAAATAAAATGTATGAACCTAACAACCTTCTATCAGACGAAATGATTTCAACTATTAAGATTAATTTTGGAAATTTCGGGCAATTCTTCAAAACAACAAATGAGATGAGATTTGATTATGGTGAAGAGGACTCCACAGACTTACCGGAGTTTCACGAGACTGAAGGAACAAATGGGAAAATAGAATTTTCATCATGGGAAAGAAATTTGGCAAAATATTGGGACACCTCAGAAAGTGCGGCAAACCTGACTTTAAAGAATTGGTTAGAGGGCAATCGGGAAAAGAAGAATACCGAACTCTCCCCATATATAAGGCATGGGCAGATCAATGTAAAGAGATTATGGAAAAAACTTTCAGGTAAGGAAAGTGAAGGAGTTGATAAAATTAGAAGAAATCTTTTATGGAGAGAGTTCTTCTATTGTTCCTATGCCAGAAGGCAATACAGCAATATACTGTCCATAAATGAGAAGATGGAAAATTTTCCGTGGTCAGGACATTGGGATAGGCTGATCAACTGGAAAGAGGGAAAAACTGGTTTTCCCATAATTGATGGCAGCATGAGAAAATTGTGGGAAACAGGCTGGATTGATAATAGGAAAAGGCTCTTAGTATCTGATTTCCTGACAAAATTGTACCTTATAAAATGGACTTATGGTGCTGAATGGTTCATGGATACTCTTGTGGATGCCGATGAGGCAAACAATTATTCATCATGGCAATGGGTCAGTGGCTGCTCTGACTTTTCATGGCCATTCTTTAGGATATTCAATCCCTTAAAGAATAGCATTGAAATTGATCCCAATGGAGAATTTATAAAGAAATGGGTTAAAGAACTGGATGCTTGCCCTGTTGAATTTATTCATGATCCAGAAAACAGTGACGAAAAGCAATGTAAGAAATACAGAAGATCTGAAATAAAATATAGAGAAATGCGAAAGGAATCACTTTCGATATATAGGGAATTCAAAAGAACTGAAAAATTGCAAGTGGATAAAAATTAG
- the acnA gene encoding aconitate hydratase AcnA: MRKEEFYDQIEVANKKYSIVSLKKLKKEVPNIDRVPMSIRIIMEAMVRNFDGESIREEDLKNIFSRTPSNPGDFEIPFTVARVLMQDFTGVPAVVDLASMREAFRKLEEDPEKIEPIVPVDLVIDHSVQVDYYGTEDALRKNSQKEFERNKERYRFLKWAQKSMKNLRIVPPSTGIVHQVNLEFLGKVVQVSEKDGKRTAYFDSLVGTDSHTTMINGLGILGWGVGGIEAEAAMLGQPVTFLSPKVVGVNLHGKPKEGVTATDVVLTLTELLRRSNVVGKFVEFYGEGVKHLALPDRATLSNMCPEYGATCALFPVDDETISYLELTGREKEHIELVREYMKAQGMYGVQNNIQYSEVIDLDLEQIESTIAGPKLPQQMVKLENSETSFLKFLESSGESHKDSKNGQVQVSLKTASVKLKGKNVDLTDGDVVIAAITSCTNTSNPRVMVGAGLLAKKAVDLGLTVNPKVKTSLAPGSRVVSQYLEKSGLQQYLNKLGFDLVGFGCTTCIGNSGPLEKTIEDAIVNNDLYTVSVLSGNRNFEARIHRNVKANYLMSPPLVVAFALAGTININLRKEPIGKDKNGKDVFLKDIWPSDQEINTVISSVLKEDLYQKNYSNVYGFSELWNEMDAPEGDLYKWDNKSTYIKNPPFFENFSSKLPNYVRDIKGLKCLAVFGDSVTTDHISPAGSISKASPAGKYLIDNGVKPEDFNSFGSRRGNHEVMMRGTFGNNRISNKMASQVGPYTKKETASEDVWIFDASMDYIKDGNCSIVFAGKEYGTGSSRDWAAKGPYLLGVKAVVAESYERIHRSNLVGMGVLPLQFKGKDNFESLNIDPFSNFDLKLPEKLSPHASATLSFKKKDGKDGKIEVEIRLDTPVEVKYFNNGGILQNVMRKLL, translated from the coding sequence ATGAGAAAAGAAGAGTTTTATGATCAGATAGAAGTTGCAAATAAAAAATACAGTATTGTATCACTGAAAAAGCTTAAGAAAGAAGTGCCAAATATAGACAGGGTTCCTATGAGCATAAGGATCATCATGGAAGCAATGGTGAGAAATTTTGACGGAGAATCCATAAGGGAGGAGGATCTAAAGAATATATTTTCCAGGACTCCATCAAACCCGGGCGACTTTGAAATACCCTTCACAGTAGCAAGGGTTTTGATGCAGGACTTTACTGGTGTTCCTGCAGTTGTAGATCTGGCTTCAATGAGAGAGGCTTTCAGAAAACTGGAAGAAGATCCAGAGAAGATAGAGCCAATTGTTCCTGTGGATCTAGTAATAGATCACTCTGTACAGGTAGACTATTATGGTACAGAAGACGCCCTCAGGAAGAATTCACAAAAGGAATTTGAAAGAAATAAGGAGAGATACAGGTTTTTGAAGTGGGCACAGAAATCCATGAAAAATTTGAGGATAGTTCCACCATCTACAGGTATAGTGCATCAGGTGAATCTGGAGTTTCTTGGAAAGGTTGTGCAGGTATCAGAGAAAGATGGGAAAAGGACTGCCTACTTTGATTCCCTAGTAGGAACAGATTCACACACCACAATGATCAATGGTCTTGGAATCCTTGGATGGGGGGTTGGTGGTATTGAGGCAGAAGCAGCAATGCTGGGCCAGCCAGTAACATTTCTCTCACCAAAAGTAGTGGGCGTTAATCTTCACGGTAAGCCAAAGGAGGGAGTAACTGCAACAGATGTGGTATTGACACTGACTGAGTTGCTGAGAAGAAGCAATGTCGTTGGAAAGTTTGTAGAGTTTTATGGAGAAGGCGTCAAACATCTTGCACTTCCTGACAGGGCAACCCTGTCTAACATGTGTCCAGAGTATGGTGCAACCTGTGCTTTGTTTCCAGTGGATGATGAAACAATCTCATATCTTGAACTGACAGGAAGAGAAAAGGAACACATAGAACTTGTCAGGGAGTACATGAAAGCACAGGGAATGTATGGTGTGCAGAATAATATTCAGTATTCAGAAGTAATTGATCTTGATCTTGAACAGATAGAAAGCACCATTGCGGGACCAAAACTACCACAGCAGATGGTGAAGCTTGAGAATTCTGAAACATCCTTCCTTAAGTTCCTTGAGTCTTCAGGAGAATCACATAAGGATAGTAAGAACGGGCAGGTTCAGGTGTCTTTGAAGACTGCATCTGTAAAGCTTAAGGGAAAAAATGTGGATCTAACAGATGGTGACGTAGTGATTGCCGCCATCACAAGCTGCACAAACACTTCTAATCCAAGAGTGATGGTAGGAGCCGGACTTCTGGCAAAGAAGGCCGTTGACCTCGGGCTTACTGTTAACCCAAAGGTTAAGACGAGTTTGGCACCGGGATCAAGGGTCGTATCCCAGTATCTTGAGAAGAGTGGATTACAACAATATCTTAACAAACTTGGATTTGATCTGGTTGGATTTGGATGTACAACCTGCATAGGAAACAGTGGACCCCTTGAAAAAACCATTGAAGATGCAATCGTTAATAATGATCTTTATACAGTCTCAGTACTTTCAGGCAATCGAAACTTTGAAGCAAGAATACACAGAAATGTGAAGGCAAATTATCTTATGTCACCACCACTGGTAGTTGCCTTTGCACTTGCAGGAACAATTAATATAAACCTGAGAAAAGAGCCTATTGGAAAGGACAAGAATGGAAAGGACGTATTTCTGAAGGATATATGGCCATCAGACCAGGAGATTAACACCGTTATTTCAAGTGTTCTTAAGGAAGATCTTTATCAAAAAAACTATTCAAATGTCTATGGATTTAGTGAATTATGGAATGAAATGGATGCTCCGGAGGGTGATCTTTATAAATGGGATAATAAAAGTACTTATATCAAGAACCCCCCATTTTTTGAAAACTTTTCATCGAAGTTGCCTAATTATGTCAGAGATATAAAAGGACTGAAATGCCTTGCTGTTTTCGGAGATTCAGTAACGACTGACCACATATCTCCTGCTGGTTCCATATCTAAGGCCAGTCCAGCCGGTAAGTACCTTATTGATAATGGTGTTAAACCTGAAGATTTCAACTCCTTTGGTTCAAGAAGAGGAAACCATGAGGTAATGATGCGTGGAACTTTTGGAAACAACAGAATTTCCAATAAGATGGCATCACAGGTTGGCCCATACACAAAGAAAGAAACTGCAAGTGAGGATGTGTGGATATTCGATGCTTCAATGGATTATATTAAGGATGGAAACTGTTCAATTGTATTCGCAGGAAAGGAATATGGAACTGGTTCCTCAAGAGACTGGGCGGCCAAAGGACCTTATCTTCTTGGCGTGAAGGCTGTTGTCGCCGAAAGCTACGAAAGAATTCATAGAAGCAACCTTGTGGGGATGGGAGTTCTTCCACTTCAATTCAAAGGAAAGGATAATTTTGAATCACTGAACATAGATCCATTTTCAAACTTTGATCTAAAATTGCCAGAAAAACTTTCCCCACATGCTTCTGCAACACTGAGTTTCAAGAAGAAAGATGGAAAAGATGGAAAAATTGAGGTTGAAATAAGACTTGACACTCCAGTGGAAGTGAAATATTTCAATAACGGAGGAATCCTTCAGAATGTTATGAGGAAACTTCTATAA
- a CDS encoding S41 family peptidase: MGNYILQPDIHEDKICFVSEDDLFISDIDGHNSKRIVSGLGVISSPKFSEDGTHIAFRLMRGVHNGVNEIFVCDSEGGSLIQLTHIGSPATGIAGWINSTSIMIYSDIYEPTRGLTEFYSINLKTRKMEKTEYGYGNTIQFSEKGILLGRNTMELPYWKNYRGGTRGKVWFKFKESKKFEKLLEIETNIHSPVVIGSKLYFVTDRDGTANVYAYDFSVRKIEKLTDFKEHDVRPMNGNGNNLVFTIAGELYLFDIKEGKSRKIKIKIDSKFTAKNYEFNTVAENIERIHLFDEENVSIVSRGRGILKGKYMNAPVTLNSTFHGRIRNIDRLDGERFAAVQEIDGEDGVVIYRRNGKEEKSIPMDIGIIMNMRAIKGSENVIISNNRHELYIIDLKSGSKTLIDKSPGGRLNDFDISNDSKLVAYSFGLSSNRSQIRIYNIEEKKIYEATSKSAYDFSPSFDSSGAFLNYLTNRALDPTYDNLIFDLGFMTVFKPYSIAIKKGGKNPFLGMPPKFSKEDEELPYDLENLKMKSQAFPIEPDNYVELKAGNSVVFYTRSKIEGSTRHYSLGGQNKKKSTLLCYDFTKREERMVIDGINSFSLSEDRKKILIGRNGDYFTINSDSTAENQKDLEKGKLDLSGLTIRKDRMEEFRQMFNETWKLMREGYWSSEKLSRWGKVKQKYEGLISMINTRAELSDILKKMQGELGTSHSYEIGGDLTNVDYYSSARLGAFTEETEKGAYIRKIYSGDPSNEGEKSPLLTTGLEIHEGDLIKRIDGMDINLDYGVFEALLNKKEDTVNIVVSGKDKKESEYEIKLLSNHRNLIYRDWVESKRRYVHEKSRGKAGYIHIPDMGPAGFTEFYRLFSEETTYENLVVDVRYNGGGHVSQLILDKLGRKFLGKDISRFGEPEPYPSYSIRGKMVCVTNEYAGSDGDIFSHAFKLMKLGELVGTRTWGGVIGINPMTRLIDGTVVTQPEYAFSFIDVGMGVENYGTDPTIEVEVSPEEFASGKDPQLDRALKALL; the protein is encoded by the coding sequence ATGGGAAATTACATTCTACAACCAGATATCCATGAAGATAAGATATGTTTCGTTTCTGAAGATGATCTGTTTATAAGTGATATAGACGGGCATAATTCAAAAAGGATCGTTTCTGGTCTTGGGGTTATCAGCAGTCCAAAATTCTCAGAAGATGGCACCCACATAGCTTTTCGACTCATGAGAGGAGTACATAATGGAGTAAATGAAATTTTTGTATGTGACTCTGAGGGTGGTTCACTGATTCAGCTGACTCATATAGGATCACCTGCAACAGGAATTGCAGGATGGATAAATTCTACCAGTATCATGATATACTCTGACATATACGAACCTACGAGAGGACTAACTGAGTTCTACTCTATAAATCTAAAAACAAGAAAAATGGAAAAGACAGAATACGGATACGGCAATACAATCCAGTTTTCTGAGAAAGGTATACTTCTGGGAAGAAATACAATGGAGTTACCATACTGGAAAAACTACAGAGGAGGAACTAGGGGTAAGGTTTGGTTCAAATTTAAGGAGAGCAAGAAGTTTGAAAAACTACTTGAAATTGAGACAAATATCCACTCTCCAGTAGTAATAGGATCAAAATTATACTTTGTAACTGACAGAGACGGAACTGCAAATGTATATGCCTACGATTTCTCAGTTAGGAAAATAGAGAAGCTTACAGATTTCAAGGAACACGACGTTAGGCCTATGAATGGTAATGGAAATAATCTCGTATTTACTATTGCAGGTGAACTTTACTTATTCGATATAAAAGAAGGAAAATCTAGAAAAATAAAAATAAAGATCGATTCTAAATTCACCGCTAAAAATTACGAGTTTAACACTGTGGCCGAGAATATAGAAAGGATACACCTCTTCGATGAAGAAAATGTTTCTATAGTATCACGGGGAAGAGGTATTCTGAAGGGCAAATATATGAATGCTCCCGTAACTCTAAACTCAACTTTTCATGGAAGGATCAGAAACATAGATAGGCTAGATGGCGAAAGGTTTGCAGCCGTACAGGAGATAGACGGAGAAGATGGTGTAGTAATATACAGAAGGAATGGGAAAGAAGAAAAGTCAATTCCAATGGATATTGGAATTATTATGAATATGAGAGCAATAAAAGGATCAGAGAATGTTATAATATCTAATAACAGACATGAACTTTACATCATTGATCTGAAGTCAGGCTCAAAAACCCTTATTGATAAGAGTCCAGGAGGAAGGCTGAACGACTTTGACATTAGCAATGATTCTAAACTTGTAGCATATTCATTTGGACTTTCTTCAAATCGTTCACAAATTAGGATCTATAACATAGAGGAAAAGAAGATATACGAGGCAACATCAAAATCTGCATATGATTTTTCTCCGTCTTTTGACAGTTCAGGAGCATTTCTCAACTACCTCACGAACAGAGCTCTCGACCCAACCTATGATAATCTTATATTTGACCTTGGTTTCATGACAGTATTCAAACCATACTCAATTGCAATAAAGAAGGGAGGCAAAAATCCATTTCTTGGAATGCCTCCAAAGTTCTCCAAGGAGGACGAGGAACTGCCATATGACCTTGAAAACCTTAAGATGAAATCTCAGGCCTTCCCCATTGAACCAGATAATTATGTGGAGCTGAAGGCTGGAAATTCAGTCGTTTTCTACACAAGGTCTAAAATTGAAGGTTCAACCAGGCACTATAGTTTAGGAGGTCAAAATAAAAAGAAATCAACCTTACTATGTTATGATTTCACGAAGCGGGAAGAGAGAATGGTCATTGATGGTATCAACAGCTTCAGTCTATCCGAGGACAGAAAGAAGATTCTCATTGGACGAAACGGTGACTATTTCACCATAAACTCTGACTCGACGGCTGAAAATCAAAAGGACCTTGAAAAAGGAAAGTTAGATCTGTCAGGGCTGACAATCAGAAAAGATCGTATGGAAGAGTTCAGACAGATGTTTAATGAAACCTGGAAGCTTATGAGGGAAGGTTACTGGAGCAGTGAAAAATTATCCAGATGGGGAAAGGTGAAGCAAAAGTATGAAGGCCTTATTTCAATGATAAATACAAGAGCGGAATTATCTGATATTCTTAAGAAGATGCAGGGAGAACTTGGGACATCCCATTCCTATGAGATAGGTGGAGATCTTACAAATGTAGACTATTACTCATCAGCCAGACTGGGTGCATTCACAGAAGAAACTGAAAAGGGAGCGTATATACGTAAGATATACTCCGGTGATCCATCAAATGAAGGAGAAAAGTCACCATTACTAACAACAGGGCTTGAAATTCATGAGGGAGATCTTATAAAAAGAATTGACGGAATGGATATTAATCTTGATTACGGCGTGTTTGAGGCACTTCTAAATAAAAAAGAGGATACTGTTAATATTGTGGTTTCAGGTAAGGACAAGAAGGAAAGTGAATATGAGATAAAACTCCTAAGTAACCATAGAAATTTAATTTACCGGGACTGGGTTGAAAGCAAGAGGAGATATGTTCATGAGAAGAGTAGGGGTAAGGCTGGGTACATACATATTCCAGATATGGGTCCAGCAGGCTTTACAGAATTTTATAGATTATTCTCAGAAGAGACAACTTACGAGAATTTGGTGGTAGATGTCAGGTATAACGGAGGTGGACATGTTTCACAGCTTATTCTTGATAAACTAGGAAGAAAATTCCTCGGGAAAGATATCTCAAGATTTGGTGAACCAGAACCATATCCAAGCTACAGCATCAGGGGTAAGATGGTTTGCGTAACCAATGAGTATGCAGGATCTGATGGCGATATATTCAGCCACGCATTCAAGTTGATGAAGCTTGGAGAACTCGTGGGTACCAGAACATGGGGAGGCGTTATTGGTATTAACCCAATGACAAGACTCATAGATGGAACCGTTGTCACTCAACCGGAATATGCATTCAGCTTTATTGATGTGGGTATGGGTGTTGAAAATTACGGAACAGATCCAACAATAGAGGTTGAAGTTTCTCCAGAAGAATTTGCTTCAGGCAAGGATCCACAGCTGGACAGGGCACTAAAAGCACTTCTGTAG
- the xerA gene encoding site-specific tyrosine recombinase/integron integrase — translation MISDQRAQDTVNQIRNIMISERRSPRTVKQYSFLLEVFLEFIKKPLEQCDSSDIEKYKFYLATERNYSKNSQYLAVQALKYAMKVKDIKIPKNLTPPKRSRKMPVYLSENESSRLLRASSKNPRDYNIVNLLLNSGLRVSELCNLKSEDVEFDTGKIMIHGGKGDKERIALVSDKVMESLKSYYKSKLERKVNSPYFFTSNKGSMFHTSTIEKIIRTIAKEAGITRKVTPHTLRHTFATNILKNGGDIRFIQTLLGHSSISTTEIYTHLDSDTMREMYKKFGPKYNEELK, via the coding sequence ATGATATCAGATCAGAGGGCCCAAGACACAGTGAACCAAATCAGGAACATAATGATATCTGAAAGAAGAAGTCCAAGAACTGTTAAGCAGTACTCATTTCTTCTAGAAGTCTTTTTAGAATTTATTAAAAAACCTCTTGAACAATGTGATTCCAGTGATATAGAAAAGTACAAATTCTATCTGGCGACGGAGAGAAATTATTCAAAAAATAGCCAGTATCTGGCAGTTCAGGCACTAAAGTATGCAATGAAGGTGAAGGATATTAAAATTCCAAAGAATCTGACGCCACCCAAGAGATCCAGAAAAATGCCCGTTTATCTAAGCGAAAATGAATCATCACGTCTTCTAAGGGCAAGCAGTAAAAACCCCAGGGATTATAACATAGTAAATTTACTTTTAAATTCAGGTCTGAGGGTCAGTGAACTGTGCAATCTGAAAAGTGAAGATGTAGAGTTTGACACAGGAAAAATAATGATTCACGGTGGAAAGGGAGATAAGGAAAGGATTGCACTGGTTTCTGATAAGGTAATGGAATCTTTGAAGTCATATTATAAATCAAAATTGGAAAGAAAGGTTAATTCTCCCTATTTCTTCACAAGCAACAAGGGCAGTATGTTCCATACTTCAACAATAGAGAAGATAATAAGGACTATTGCTAAGGAAGCAGGTATCACAAGAAAAGTAACACCTCACACACTGAGGCATACTTTTGCAACAAATATTCTTAAAAACGGAGGTGATATAAGATTCATTCAAACACTTCTTGGGCATTCCAGCATAAGTACCACTGAAATATATACCCATCTTGACAGTGATACTATGAGAGAAATGTATAAAAAGTTCGGACCTAAATATAATGAGGAATTAAAATAA
- a CDS encoding CDGSH iron-sulfur domain-containing protein translates to MSRIILHEKDRPYVIKAGDQELHICACGLSGNKPYCDGSHKKTLDEKEGVFMYDHEGNRTKVESFYPKQ, encoded by the coding sequence ATGTCAAGAATAATATTACATGAAAAAGATAGACCCTATGTGATAAAGGCTGGAGATCAGGAACTACATATATGTGCTTGTGGGTTGTCGGGAAATAAGCCTTATTGTGATGGTTCTCACAAGAAAACACTGGACGAAAAAGAAGGAGTTTTCATGTATGACCATGAAGGAAACAGGACAAAGGTAGAATCCTTCTATCCAAAACAGTAA
- a CDS encoding polyprenyl synthetase family protein, with product MVDADSTEKFKKYMNAEKNRINDALEEYFQFVLNDVKDNEMIKIVRELRNYTMNGGKRVRPILIATAYRMFGGKGDEIYKAAISIELSQSFFLIHDDIMDRSDLRRGFKSFHRKVEEMLGDIKDKEHMAESLAIVAGDLAVDYSFDALNRSDFPLDIKYRAMGELIEIIKTTGYGEGLDMFSSAGVKLKMNDLIRLHLRKTAKYTLEGPLLLGSYLAGKSENLNALKAYGNLVGLAFQLHDDVIGLFGTQEEIGKPPKSDVNEGKQTLLMIKAIEKSHENDRNFINGCLNSGDISDEDFERLKNIVKQTTSFDYSRWLIDRFIEAGKRYADRIDGNQEQKDFLKWFADYLVSRKY from the coding sequence ATGGTTGATGCTGATTCAACAGAAAAATTCAAAAAATACATGAACGCAGAAAAAAACAGGATAAATGATGCCCTTGAAGAGTATTTTCAATTTGTCCTGAATGATGTGAAAGATAACGAAATGATCAAAATAGTAAGGGAACTCAGAAACTACACAATGAATGGGGGCAAGAGAGTCAGGCCAATATTGATAGCTACTGCCTACAGAATGTTTGGTGGAAAAGGGGATGAAATATACAAAGCGGCGATCAGCATTGAGCTTTCCCAATCATTCTTTCTGATTCATGACGATATAATGGACAGAAGTGATTTGAGAAGGGGCTTCAAGAGTTTTCACAGGAAGGTTGAGGAAATGCTTGGAGATATAAAAGATAAGGAACATATGGCTGAATCACTGGCCATTGTTGCAGGAGATCTCGCAGTGGACTATTCCTTTGATGCATTAAACAGAAGTGACTTTCCTCTGGACATTAAGTACAGAGCAATGGGTGAACTTATAGAAATAATAAAAACTACCGGATATGGTGAAGGACTTGACATGTTTTCGAGTGCAGGAGTGAAACTGAAGATGAATGACCTCATAAGACTTCACCTCAGAAAAACGGCAAAATACACCCTTGAAGGACCACTTTTACTGGGCTCATACCTTGCAGGTAAAAGTGAGAATTTGAATGCGCTTAAGGCCTATGGTAATTTGGTTGGACTGGCATTTCAGCTCCATGATGATGTAATTGGCCTATTCGGAACACAGGAGGAAATTGGAAAACCACCTAAAAGTGATGTAAATGAAGGAAAACAGACCCTACTGATGATAAAGGCAATAGAGAAATCCCATGAAAATGACCGCAATTTCATAAATGGTTGCCTGAACTCTGGAGATATAAGCGATGAAGATTTTGAAAGATTGAAGAATATTGTGAAACAAACTACATCATTCGATTACTCAAGATGGCTGATCGATAGATTTATAGAAGCGGGAAAAAGATATGCAGATAGAATAGATGGAAATCAGGAACAGAAAGACTTCCTTAAGTGGTTTGCAGATTACCTAGTTTCCAGAAAATACTAG
- the rnhB gene encoding ribonuclease HII: MPEICCGIDEAGRGPVIGPMVMAIVCSDEETMSVIGARDSKTLSPNSRENLFVKIKERALSVNFRIVNPSEINEMMNIMTLNEIEEKVSIDLIKEYGRNRIYVDAFDVNEQRLSMKLTSATGINVICKHKGDVLFPVVSAASIIAKVIRDREIREITRTYGDVGSGYPSDPKTIQFLKTSIREGRDLTPIIRNKWSTYLRIMKEEKQRRL; the protein is encoded by the coding sequence ATGCCCGAGATATGCTGTGGTATTGATGAGGCAGGAAGAGGACCAGTTATAGGTCCCATGGTCATGGCAATAGTCTGTTCTGATGAGGAAACAATGTCAGTAATTGGTGCCAGGGACTCAAAGACTCTTTCTCCTAATTCGAGAGAGAATTTATTCGTAAAGATCAAAGAAAGAGCATTAAGCGTTAACTTTAGAATAGTAAACCCATCTGAAATAAACGAAATGATGAATATAATGACACTCAACGAAATAGAGGAAAAAGTTTCCATAGACCTGATTAAAGAATATGGAAGAAATAGGATTTACGTTGATGCATTTGATGTTAACGAGCAAAGATTGTCCATGAAACTAACCAGCGCAACGGGTATAAATGTAATATGCAAGCATAAGGGAGACGTGCTATTTCCTGTGGTATCGGCAGCCTCAATTATAGCCAAGGTCATAAGGGACAGGGAAATTAGGGAAATAACAAGAACTTATGGTGACGTTGGTTCAGGATATCCATCCGATCCAAAAACCATTCAGTTCCTTAAAACATCTATCAGGGAAGGCAGAGACCTTACTCCCATAATCCGAAATAAATGGAGTACTTACCTAAGGATAATGAAAGAAGAAAAACAGAGAAGGCTATAA
- a CDS encoding tetratricopeptide repeat protein, producing MPEEIKNPDELRDRDEIADDYNERGIAFFNLKKYPDAIKEFTKAIKILSNDPDYHFNRGLAYYSMRMYEQAVKDYRNAISIIPENADYHNALGAALEDSGMAKEAVEEFNKAIELESDIPDFFYNRGNALFKIGKKEEALKDYSEAIRLNSMDQIFVYKRYETLMEMGRFEEALKDIEKAIEISPENGSYYLLKSDTLVELGRKEEAKKILDEASRFSVDINEIEERKRKLE from the coding sequence GTGCCAGAAGAAATAAAAAACCCGGATGAACTGAGGGATAGAGATGAAATTGCAGATGATTATAACGAGAGAGGAATTGCATTCTTCAACCTCAAGAAATATCCTGATGCAATAAAGGAGTTCACCAAGGCCATAAAGATACTGTCCAACGATCCAGATTACCACTTCAACAGAGGTCTTGCTTATTATTCAATGAGAATGTATGAGCAGGCAGTTAAGGACTACAGGAACGCCATATCAATTATACCTGAAAACGCTGACTATCATAATGCACTTGGAGCAGCATTGGAAGATTCAGGAATGGCAAAGGAAGCCGTTGAAGAGTTTAACAAGGCCATAGAACTTGAATCAGATATTCCCGATTTCTTTTACAACAGAGGAAATGCTCTTTTCAAAATTGGAAAGAAGGAAGAAGCATTAAAAGATTACTCTGAAGCTATAAGGCTAAATAGCATGGATCAAATCTTTGTTTACAAGAGATACGAAACACTGATGGAAATGGGAAGATTTGAGGAAGCGTTAAAAGATATTGAAAAGGCAATCGAAATATCGCCAGAAAACGGAAGTTACTACCTTTTAAAATCTGATACACTGGTTGAACTTGGCAGAAAAGAAGAAGCCAAGAAAATACTGGATGAAGCATCAAGATTCAGTGTAGATATTAACGAAATAGAAGAAAGGAAGCGAAAGCTTGAGTGA